A stretch of DNA from candidate division KSB1 bacterium:
GTAGCAATGGATAACATCGCTATCGGAATTGGAATTGGATTAGCGCTTGGTGTTGCCATTGGAAGCAGTCAACAAAAAAAGGTTAAGAAAAATTCTTCCGTCAACTAAGTTAACAAGTGATGATGCCAGGAATAATCTAATTCAAGGAGAAAGTATGCAAATAGAACTATCGAAAGACGAGTATAGAAATTTGTTGGATCTACTGGTAATAGCCGATTGGGTGCTGAATGTTCATAATGAGGATGCGGAGCCAACAAATAAAAAGTACCATGAAGTTGAACAAAAAATATTTTCTTATGCGGGTAAAATGGGGTTCGTTGACTTAATAGAATACGATATAAAGTATAATGAATTTTTTCCCACGGCTGATCTTGAAGAAGGGGAAAGTCGGGATTATCTCGACGAATACGACAATAATACATTTTGGACAGAGTTGGTAGATCGTCTTATTGAGAGAGATGTTATTAAGGAAATTGGCGAAAAAAAGCTTGAGAAATTGACCATTGAAAAGCGTTATGAAAAAGAACAGCCATTGGCAGATAAATATGGCACCGAATTTGAAAAGAATGGACTTGATAATTTAGTATTGAAAATGGATGTTTAATAATGATTCAAAATATGCTTTGTAAGCATTCAAGTTCATGAATAAGTTTACCGGATAACACTGCAATCCGTGGCCAGCCTTTTGCCTGAATTCGATTAACAATGGAAACTGACAGACTGAAATGGAACAAGAAATTTTCCAGTCGACTCTACGAATTAAAGCAACCGGAACCATTCGTGGTTCGCCATATCGATTTGCTGCACAACAAAACCGTGCTTGATCTTGCTTGCGGGGATGGTAGAAACGCCATTTATTTGGCATCCAAAGGCTATTCTGTTACCGCCATAGATATTTCCGATGTTGCATTGGATAGATTAACACACTTTGCTAAAGAAGTTCATGTACAAATAGCAACGAAACAAATGGACCTGGAACTTGCGGAAGAGCTGGATCAGTCGGGTGTATTCGACAATATCCTGGTAAAT
This window harbors:
- a CDS encoding class I SAM-dependent methyltransferase, giving the protein METDRLKWNKKFSSRLYELKQPEPFVVRHIDLLHNKTVLDLACGDGRNAIYLASKGYSVTAIDISDVALDRLTHFAKEVHVQIATKQMDLELAEELDQSGVFDNILVNSYKPSQALWNKLPSLLQKDGILIMTVFNMLQHHKHGFSSQFCAEESEYLDASLELEALEYEKLSYNEKYLDGYVFRRK